GGCATCGTCGTCACGCCGTCGCACAACCCGCCGGCCGACGGCGGCTTCAAGTACAACCCGCCCAACGGCGGTCCGGCCGGCTCGGACGCCACGTCCTGGATCCAGGACCGCGCCAACGCCCTGATCGAGGCGGGTCTCAAGGAGGTCCGCCGGATCCCGTACGCGCGGGCGCTGGCGGCCGATACCACGGGCCGGCACGACTTCCTGGGCCGGTACGTCGACGACCTGCCGTCGGTCCTCGACCTGGACGCGGTACGCGCGGCAGGGATCCGGATCGGCGCCGACCCGCTCGGGGGCGCGTCAGTCGGGTACTGGGGCCGGATCGCCGAACGGCACCGGCTCGACCTCACGGTGGTGAACCCGCTCGCCGACCCGACCTGGCGGTTCATGACTCTGGACTGGGACGGCAAGATCCGGATGGACTGCTCGTCGCCGCACGCGATGGCCTCGCTGATCGCGCGGCGCGACGAATACACCATCGCCACCGGCAACGACGCCGACGCCGACCGGCACGGCATCGTCACACCGGACGGCGGTCTGATGAATCCCAACCACTATCTGGCCGTCGCCATCCAGTACCTCTACGCGCACCGCGACGGGTGGCCGGCCGGAACCGGGATCGGCAAGACCCTGGTCTCCTCCTCGATGATCGACCGGGTCGCCGCCGACCTCGGCCGGACGCTCGTCGAAGTACCCGTGGGATTCAAGTGGTTCGTCGACGGTCTGTACGACGGGAGTCTGGGCTTCGGCGGCGAGGAAAGCGCCGGCGCGTCGTTCCTGCGCCGTGACGGGAGCGTGTGGACGACCGACAAGGACGGCATCCTGCTCGCCCTGCTGGCCTCGGAGATCACCGCGGTCACGGGCTCCACCCCCTCGCAGCACTACGCGGCGCTCACCGACCGCTTCGGCGACCCGGCCTACGCCCGCGTGGACGCCCCCGCGACCCGGCAGGAGAAGGCGGTCCTCGCGAAGCTGTCGGCCGGCCAGGTCACCGCGGACACCCTGGCGGGCGAGCCCATCACCGCCGTCCTCACCGAGGCGCCGGGCAACGGCGCGGCGATCGGCGGCCTGAAGGTGTGCACGGACAGCGCCTGGTTCGCGGCGCGCCCGTCGGGCACCGAGGACGTGTACAAGGTGTACGCGGAGAGCTTCCGCGGCCCGGAACACCTCGGCGAGGTGCAGGAAGAGGCGAAGTCCCTGGTGTCCACCGCGCTGGGCGCCGCAGGCTGACGAGCCCTCGCCGAGCGGCGCCCTGATTCTGACGGTGCGTCAACACCGTTACCACGCACGGGCGTTCAGCCACCTGTCGTCGGGGCCACCTCCACTGCGAGGTCGTTGTCGACGGTGTAGTACGGCCGCGCCGTCACCCCGCCGAGCGCGGCGGACGGGTAGACGAAGACCGTCTTGCGGTCCGCGACGTCGTCCAGCAGCCGGGCCACCCGGATCCGCGGCGCGTCGGCGGCCGGGCGGACGTACACGTCCCAGACCGCCGGTGCCGCGCCCGTCCCGGTCTGTCCGCCGTCCGCCGGCAGGTCCCGGTAGTCGACGGTGAACGCGAAGTCCCGGTCCCCCTCGGGCCGCAGCGCGGTCTCCCGTACGGCGCCGTCCCCGCCCCGCCGGTGCAGCGACGCCGCGGCGCCCTCCCCCAGCCGGGCGCCGAACAGCCGCGCCGCCACGGTCATCGAGGTGCCCGAGAAGTCGATGCGGCCGGCCTCCGCGTGCGTGGCCCGCAGCCAGGCCCGTACGGCGAGACGGCCGTCCTTGGTGGCGTACGGGATCCGGACCGCCAGCGGCGTCACCCGGTCGTCGCCGGGCCCGGACACCAGCACGCGCAGATCACGCAGACCTGGCAGCAGCGGTACGCGCTCCTCCCCCGGCGCGCCCAGGACGTACACGTCCCAGCGGCCCTCCTCAAGAGCCGGTGCCGCCTCCACGACAGCCCGCCACCGGTCCTGGCCCGCCGGCTCCAGCGCGACCACACGGCCGGTCTCCTCCGCCCGCCGCTGCGACGGCTCCGACTGCCCCTTCGGTGGGCGCGGTTGGAGCAGCAGCCGGGGCCGCGCGGAGGCGGGCAGCGGCAGCGCCACACGTACGACGAACCGCCCCTCGCCGTCCACGGTCGTGTCCGCGCGGGGCCTGCCCGCCGGTCCGGTCGTACCGCCGTCGTCACCGCCGCTCATCGCCGTGCCTTCCGTACGGTCCGCACGACGCTGCTCGCCGCGACGAGCGCGGTGTCCTTGGCCGCGTATCCGCCGCTCACCAGGGCGTGGTCCGTCCCGCGCGCCGGTGGCAGGCCTTCGTCGCGGGCCGCGAGCAGCTCCTCGAAGAGCCGCTCGGCCTGGGCCACGACGGGTCCGGGGGCGTAGCGACGGGAGTTCTCCAGCGCGGCGCGCCCCATACGGCGGCGCAGTTCGTCGTCGCGTACGAGGTCCAGCAGGGCGCCTGCCAGCGCGTCCCGGTCTCCGACGGGGACCAGCCGGCCGTCCTCACCGGGGGTGATGATCTCGCCGGGGCCGTACGCGCAGTCGGTGCTCACGACGGGCAGTCCGCAGCGCATAGCCTCGACGATGGTCATGCCGAACGGCTCGAAGTTGGACGTGGCCGCCCCGATCGAGCCCTTGACCCACTCGGCCTCCATCGGGGTCACGGCGCCCATCAGGAAAACGTTGTTGTGCAGGCCGAGCGTGTCGATGAGCGCGCGCAGCCGCTCCCGCTCCTCACCCTTGCCGTAGATGCGCAGCTGCCAGTCGGGGCGCTCGGCGGCGACCGCGGCGAAGGCCTCGATCAGCAGGTCGAACCGCTTCACCGGCACCAGCCGTCCGGCGGCCATCACGACGCGCTCACGGCCGTCGGCCGGCGGGAGGGTCGGGGCCGGGACGCTGTTGGGCAGCGCCTGCACGCGTACGCCGGGCAGCCGCATCTTGCGCCGGTAGGCGGCGGCGTCGGCCTCCGTGACGGGCGTGATCGCGTCCAGACGCGGATAGACCCGGCGCAGCGCGTTGCGCAGGCGCGGCGGGTGGTTGTCGAGCGTGAGGTGCTCCTGGCCGACGCGCACGGTCCCCTCGGGGGCCTGGAGGGCCAGGTGCACGTTGAGGCCGGGGCGGGTGCCCACGACGACGTCGGCGTCGAGCGACGCCAGCGCCTCGCCGATGCGCTCGTCGGTGAGCGCGCTGTACTGCCGGTAGCGGTACTCGGACGAGGGGAAGATCTTCGCCGGTGTCAGATGCCGCGGGTCGTTCTTCTCGTGCCGCAGATCCACCAGCGGGCGCAGCCGCACACGCGGGTCGGGTGTCAGGTTCGGCCGCTCCCGGTGCCGGAGAGCCGAGATGATCTCCACATCGTGCCGATCGGCCAGCGCGCGGGCCAAGTTGAACGTGGTGGTGATCGT
This window of the Streptomyces niveus genome carries:
- the pgm gene encoding phosphoglucomutase (alpha-D-glucose-1,6-bisphosphate-dependent), which gives rise to MVHDRAGQPAQPGDLVDVARLVTAYYALHPDPAEPAQRVTFGTSGHRGSALVAAFNEDHIAATTQAICDYRTRQGTEGPLFLGADTHALSEPARVTALEVLAANGATVLIDSEDGYTPTPAVSHAILTYNRGRTAGLADGIVVTPSHNPPADGGFKYNPPNGGPAGSDATSWIQDRANALIEAGLKEVRRIPYARALAADTTGRHDFLGRYVDDLPSVLDLDAVRAAGIRIGADPLGGASVGYWGRIAERHRLDLTVVNPLADPTWRFMTLDWDGKIRMDCSSPHAMASLIARRDEYTIATGNDADADRHGIVTPDGGLMNPNHYLAVAIQYLYAHRDGWPAGTGIGKTLVSSSMIDRVAADLGRTLVEVPVGFKWFVDGLYDGSLGFGGEESAGASFLRRDGSVWTTDKDGILLALLASEITAVTGSTPSQHYAALTDRFGDPAYARVDAPATRQEKAVLAKLSAGQVTADTLAGEPITAVLTEAPGNGAAIGGLKVCTDSAWFAARPSGTEDVYKVYAESFRGPEHLGEVQEEAKSLVSTALGAAG
- a CDS encoding glycosyltransferase family 4 protein, which translates into the protein MKISFLIHNAYGIGGTITTTFNLARALADRHDVEIISALRHRERPNLTPDPRVRLRPLVDLRHEKNDPRHLTPAKIFPSSEYRYRQYSALTDERIGEALASLDADVVVGTRPGLNVHLALQAPEGTVRVGQEHLTLDNHPPRLRNALRRVYPRLDAITPVTEADAAAYRRKMRLPGVRVQALPNSVPAPTLPPADGRERVVMAAGRLVPVKRFDLLIEAFAAVAAERPDWQLRIYGKGEERERLRALIDTLGLHNNVFLMGAVTPMEAEWVKGSIGAATSNFEPFGMTIVEAMRCGLPVVSTDCAYGPGEIITPGEDGRLVPVGDRDALAGALLDLVRDDELRRRMGRAALENSRRYAPGPVVAQAERLFEELLAARDEGLPPARGTDHALVSGGYAAKDTALVAASSVVRTVRKARR